Proteins encoded within one genomic window of Streptomyces kaniharaensis:
- a CDS encoding PucR family transcriptional regulator, with product MTTPGLPLRQLLMSLGEPLVELQAAPQGLDVPVRDVAILDPEDPPTAAPGELVLAIGARGRAALPALRAAGRANAAAVAVKLDGPGQADALREAATDAGVALLSVRRETRWEHLDSLARAIIAGPDAPDTAGTPEHNAGDLFSLAQTVAVLTNGIVSVEDTSSRVLAYSRSSDSDEVDDLRRLSILGWQGPEPYLSKLREWGIFQHLRTSDAPIAVEPHPELGLRRRLAIGIRAGAQPLGTIWVQEGAQPLAPLAEQALIGAARVAAAQLVRRRRELSADVRLTQTLLTGLLEGSTGPQSLATHLGLDLRRPATVLAYSAHTTEALHRSDVTGLISVHTAARHRTALLAPIDSRVYVLLPELPPGLPMTTVRDWASEVVEAAWDHLGVPLRAAIGSTVDGLAQVPDSRAQADRILDAMGRGGVELDVAALIDVQAEVLVSEMLALLQERTGLRDPRLTALTAYDLRHGTRLAESVLAWLDALGEVRVAADALHIHPNTLRYRVRRAEQLTGIDLTQPQQRLLAMLQLRLPAED from the coding sequence ATGACGACCCCCGGCCTCCCGCTCCGCCAGCTGCTCATGTCCCTCGGCGAACCCCTCGTCGAACTCCAGGCCGCCCCACAGGGTTTGGACGTCCCGGTGCGCGACGTCGCCATCCTCGACCCGGAGGACCCGCCGACCGCCGCCCCCGGCGAGCTCGTGCTCGCGATCGGCGCCCGCGGCCGGGCCGCCCTCCCCGCCCTCCGCGCGGCCGGCCGGGCGAACGCGGCGGCGGTCGCGGTCAAGCTGGACGGCCCCGGACAGGCGGACGCCCTCCGCGAGGCCGCCACCGACGCGGGCGTCGCCCTGCTCTCCGTCCGCCGCGAGACCCGCTGGGAACACCTCGACTCCCTCGCCCGCGCGATCATCGCCGGCCCCGACGCCCCGGACACCGCCGGCACCCCCGAGCACAACGCCGGCGACCTCTTCTCCCTCGCCCAGACCGTCGCCGTCCTCACCAACGGCATCGTCTCCGTCGAGGACACCTCCAGCCGGGTGCTCGCCTACTCCCGCTCCTCCGACTCGGACGAGGTGGACGACCTCCGCCGGCTGTCCATCCTCGGCTGGCAGGGCCCCGAACCGTACCTGTCCAAGCTCCGCGAGTGGGGAATCTTCCAGCACCTGCGCACCTCGGACGCCCCGATCGCGGTCGAGCCGCACCCCGAACTCGGCCTTCGCCGCCGCCTCGCGATCGGCATCCGGGCCGGGGCACAGCCGCTCGGCACCATCTGGGTGCAGGAGGGCGCGCAGCCGCTGGCGCCGCTCGCCGAGCAGGCCCTCATCGGCGCCGCCCGCGTCGCCGCCGCCCAACTGGTGCGCCGCCGCCGCGAGTTGTCCGCCGACGTCCGGCTGACCCAGACCCTGCTCACCGGCCTGCTGGAGGGCTCGACCGGCCCGCAGTCGCTCGCCACCCACCTGGGCCTGGACCTGCGCCGCCCGGCCACCGTGCTCGCGTACAGCGCGCACACCACCGAGGCGCTGCACCGCTCCGACGTCACCGGCCTGATCTCGGTGCACACCGCCGCCCGGCACCGCACCGCGCTGCTCGCCCCGATCGACTCCCGGGTGTACGTGCTGCTGCCCGAACTCCCGCCCGGCCTGCCGATGACGACGGTCCGCGACTGGGCGTCCGAGGTGGTCGAGGCGGCCTGGGACCACCTGGGGGTGCCGCTGCGCGCCGCGATCGGCTCGACCGTGGACGGCCTCGCCCAGGTACCGGACTCCCGCGCCCAGGCGGACCGCATCCTGGACGCGATGGGCCGCGGCGGGGTCGAGCTCGACGTCGCCGCGCTGATCGACGTGCAGGCCGAGGTGCTGGTCAGCGAGATGCTCGCACTGCTCCAGGAGCGGACCGGCCTGCGCGACCCCCGGCTGACCGCGCTCACCGCCTACGACCTGCGGCACGGCACCCGGCTCGCCGAGTCGGTGCTGGCCTGGCTGGACGCGCTCGGCGAGGTGCGAGTGGCCGCCGACGCCCTGCACATCCACCCCAACACCCTGCGCTACCGGGTGCGCCGCGCCGAGCAGTTGACCGGCATCGACCTCACCCAGCCGCAGCAGCGCCTGCTGGCGATGCTGCAACTGCGGCTGCCCGCGGAGGACTGA
- the pruA gene encoding L-glutamate gamma-semialdehyde dehydrogenase, with translation MDAVTQVPAPVNEPVHSYAPGSPERARLEAKLKELGGQEPVQLTMTINGERRMGGGAEIHVVQPHNHAARLGTLRNATQADAQDAIDAALAAAPAWQALSFDSRAAIFLRAADLLAGPWRETLAAATMLGQSKTAQQAEIDTPCELVDFLRFNVHFARQIMAEQPISSDGVWNRSDHRPLEGFVYAITPFNFTAIAGNLPTAPALMGNVVLWKPSPTQQFSAHLLMQLLEEAGLPKGVINMVTGDGLDVSAVALKHPALAGIHFTGSTATFQHLWREVGNNISQYRTYPRIVGETGGKDFLVAHPSADPAVLKTAMTRGAFEFQGQKCSALSRAYVPASLWAGLRDGFRDEVESLTMGDVTDLSNFMSAVIDERAFAKNKAAIDRAQADPKVEVLAGGTYDDSVGYFVRPTVLVCEDPASEYFRDEYFGPVLAVYVYEDEKYDEMLAQMESVSAYGLTGSIIAQDRAAVEHAMEKLRFAAGNFYINDKPTGAVVGQQPFGGGRASGTNDKAGAKQNLARWTSTRSVKETFVPPTDYRYPHMG, from the coding sequence ATGGACGCTGTGACCCAGGTCCCCGCGCCGGTGAACGAGCCGGTCCACAGCTACGCCCCCGGCAGCCCGGAACGGGCCCGCCTGGAGGCCAAGCTGAAGGAGCTGGGCGGCCAGGAGCCGGTCCAGCTGACCATGACGATCAACGGTGAGCGCCGCATGGGCGGCGGCGCCGAGATCCACGTCGTCCAGCCGCACAACCACGCGGCTCGGCTCGGCACCCTGCGCAACGCCACCCAGGCCGACGCGCAGGACGCCATCGACGCTGCCCTGGCCGCCGCCCCGGCCTGGCAGGCGCTCTCCTTCGACTCCCGCGCCGCGATCTTCCTCAGGGCCGCCGACCTGCTGGCCGGCCCCTGGCGCGAGACCCTGGCCGCCGCCACCATGCTCGGCCAGTCCAAGACCGCCCAGCAGGCCGAGATCGACACCCCCTGCGAGCTGGTCGACTTCCTGCGGTTCAACGTCCACTTCGCCCGCCAGATCATGGCCGAGCAGCCGATCTCCTCGGACGGCGTGTGGAACCGCAGCGACCACCGTCCGCTGGAGGGCTTCGTCTACGCCATCACCCCGTTCAACTTCACCGCGATCGCCGGCAACCTGCCGACCGCGCCCGCGCTGATGGGCAACGTGGTGCTCTGGAAGCCGTCCCCGACCCAGCAGTTCTCCGCGCACCTGCTGATGCAGCTGCTGGAGGAGGCCGGCCTGCCCAAGGGCGTCATCAACATGGTGACCGGCGACGGCCTGGACGTCTCCGCCGTGGCGCTCAAGCACCCGGCGCTCGCCGGCATCCACTTCACCGGCTCCACCGCCACCTTCCAGCACCTGTGGCGCGAGGTCGGCAACAACATCTCGCAGTACCGCACCTACCCGCGGATCGTCGGCGAGACCGGCGGCAAGGACTTCCTGGTCGCCCACCCGTCCGCCGACCCGGCCGTGCTGAAGACCGCGATGACCCGCGGTGCCTTCGAGTTCCAGGGCCAGAAGTGCTCGGCGCTGTCGCGGGCGTACGTCCCGGCGTCGCTGTGGGCCGGCCTGCGGGACGGGTTCCGCGACGAGGTCGAGAGCCTCACCATGGGCGACGTCACCGACCTGTCCAACTTCATGTCGGCGGTCATCGACGAGCGCGCCTTCGCCAAGAACAAGGCCGCCATCGACCGGGCCCAGGCGGACCCGAAGGTCGAGGTGCTGGCCGGCGGCACCTACGACGACTCGGTCGGCTACTTCGTCCGCCCGACCGTCCTGGTCTGCGAGGACCCGGCGAGCGAGTACTTCAGGGACGAGTACTTCGGCCCGGTCCTCGCCGTGTACGTCTACGAGGACGAGAAGTACGACGAGATGCTGGCGCAGATGGAGTCCGTGTCGGCGTACGGCCTGACCGGCTCGATCATCGCCCAGGACCGTGCGGCCGTCGAGCACGCGATGGAGAAGCTGCGCTTCGCGGCCGGCAACTTCTACATCAACGACAAGCCGACCGGCGCCGTCGTAGGCCAGCAGCCCTTCGGCGGCGGCCGGGCCTCCGGCACCAACGACAAGGCCGGTGCCAAGCAGAACCTGGCGCGGTGGACCTCGACCCGCTCGGTCAAGGAGACCTTCGTCCCGCCGACGGACTACCGCTACCCGCACATGGGCTGA
- a CDS encoding FAD-dependent oxidoreductase, translating into MSTTRTTGTTGTTGTPGKALIIGGGIAGPVMALALRKAGIEAEIFEAYRTSAEGIGGTFMIAPNGLGALAVVGLEAEVGRIGQPVGPMVIEDGKGGVLAEFSGLADLPRGRLMRRAELYEVLQRRLGESGIAVHHGKRLVGAEEGPDGVTARFADGSSATGDLLIGADGTGSTVRTLIDPAAPAARYTGLLGIGGYSAHRLSGRAGRGETVHFANGARAFFGYWSLADGSGTAWFSNIPQAEPLTAEYVRSVGMAQWLGRCRELHADDVPARDVLRMADVETMEAFPRLEIMPSVPRWYRGRMVLVGDSVHAPSNSSGQGASLAVESAVELARCLRDLPDHTAAFAAYEAMRRPRVEKIAADAARTNSQKSSGPVGRMMFRLVAPIAMRTFMSPERMLRPVHGYRIDWDRRVAPVRGTSRHGRAA; encoded by the coding sequence ATGAGCACCACCCGCACCACTGGCACGACCGGCACGACCGGCACCCCCGGGAAGGCGCTGATCATCGGCGGCGGCATCGCCGGCCCGGTGATGGCACTGGCGCTGCGCAAGGCCGGCATCGAGGCGGAGATCTTCGAGGCCTACCGGACCTCCGCCGAGGGCATCGGCGGAACTTTCATGATCGCCCCCAACGGGCTCGGCGCCCTGGCCGTCGTCGGGCTGGAGGCGGAGGTCGGCCGGATCGGGCAGCCGGTCGGGCCGATGGTGATCGAGGACGGCAAGGGCGGCGTGCTGGCGGAGTTCTCCGGCCTCGCCGACCTGCCGCGCGGACGGCTGATGCGCCGCGCCGAACTCTACGAGGTGCTGCAGCGGCGGCTCGGCGAGAGCGGCATCGCGGTCCACCACGGCAAACGCCTGGTCGGCGCCGAGGAGGGCCCCGACGGCGTCACCGCCCGGTTCGCCGACGGCAGCAGCGCCACCGGCGACCTGCTGATCGGCGCCGACGGCACCGGCTCCACCGTCCGCACCCTGATCGACCCGGCCGCGCCCGCCGCCCGGTACACCGGCCTGCTCGGCATCGGCGGCTACAGCGCCCACCGGCTGTCCGGCCGGGCCGGCCGCGGCGAGACCGTGCACTTCGCCAACGGCGCCCGCGCCTTCTTCGGCTACTGGAGCCTGGCCGACGGCAGCGGTACCGCCTGGTTCAGCAACATCCCCCAAGCCGAGCCGCTCACCGCGGAGTACGTCCGCTCCGTCGGCATGGCGCAGTGGCTGGGCCGCTGCCGCGAGCTGCACGCCGACGACGTGCCCGCCCGGGACGTGCTGCGGATGGCCGACGTCGAGACCATGGAGGCCTTCCCGCGGCTGGAGATCATGCCGTCCGTCCCGCGCTGGTACCGCGGCCGGATGGTGCTGGTCGGCGACTCGGTGCACGCGCCGTCCAACAGCTCCGGCCAGGGTGCTTCGCTGGCCGTCGAGAGCGCCGTCGAACTCGCCCGTTGCCTGCGCGACCTGCCCGACCACACCGCCGCCTTCGCCGCGTACGAGGCGATGCGCCGGCCGCGGGTCGAGAAGATCGCCGCCGACGCGGCGCGCACCAACAGCCAGAAGTCCTCCGGGCCGGTCGGGCGGATGATGTTCCGACTGGTCGCGCCGATCGCGATGCGGACCTTCATGAGCCCGGAGAGGATGCTCCGGCCGGTGCACGGCTACCGGATCGACTGGGACCGGCGGGTGGCCCCGGTTCGGGGGACGAGCCGTCACGGGCGGGCCGCCTGA
- a CDS encoding helix-turn-helix domain-containing protein, which translates to MKHPGCGSPFSVRTLAAAAGCKPAAIGHLVSGRYRRTSEERARRIAEVLGCEPTALFALPPSTDLDESTG; encoded by the coding sequence ATGAAGCATCCAGGGTGCGGAAGCCCCTTCTCGGTGCGCACTCTGGCTGCTGCAGCTGGATGCAAGCCGGCCGCCATCGGGCACCTCGTGTCCGGTCGATACCGGCGGACCAGCGAGGAGAGGGCTCGGCGCATAGCAGAGGTGCTCGGATGCGAGCCCACCGCTCTTTTTGCGCTACCTCCGTCTACGGATCTAGACGAATCGACCGGATAG
- a CDS encoding VOC family protein, producing MTAQSSFPARISIVTLGVSDLDRSARFYEDLGWQRSSASSPEIVWFRTADSVLGLFPADELAADAGVPGGGEPSFRGVTLAVNLESPALVDAALQTALKAGAVVVKPPTTTSWGGYSGYFEDPDGHLWELAHNPFFPFTEDGSLDLP from the coding sequence ATGACAGCACAGAGCAGCTTCCCCGCCCGCATCAGCATCGTCACCCTCGGCGTCTCCGACCTCGACCGCAGCGCCCGCTTCTACGAGGACCTCGGCTGGCAGCGGTCCTCGGCCTCCAGTCCGGAGATCGTCTGGTTCCGCACCGCCGACTCGGTGCTCGGCCTGTTCCCGGCCGATGAGCTGGCCGCCGACGCGGGCGTGCCGGGCGGCGGCGAGCCGTCCTTCCGCGGCGTCACCCTCGCGGTGAACCTGGAGTCCCCCGCGCTGGTGGACGCCGCCCTGCAGACGGCCCTCAAGGCCGGCGCCGTGGTGGTCAAGCCACCGACGACGACCAGCTGGGGCGGCTACTCCGGCTACTTCGAGGACCCGGACGGCCACCTCTGGGAGCTGGCCCACAACCCGTTCTTCCCTTTCACCGAGGACGGCTCGCTGGATCTTCCGTAA
- a CDS encoding proline dehydrogenase family protein, which produces MLRSALLAASRSPQVRTVVEKFPPTHAIVERFVAGEALDDAITACDDLVATGRKVTLDHLGEDTQDAAQAAGTAEAYEHLLKALKETGLAAGAEVSVKLSAVGQFLPVDGEKIALENARRICEAAADAGTTVTLDMEDHTTTDSTLAIARELRADFPWLGVVLQAYLRRTEADCREFAGAGSRVRLCKGAYKEPESVAFQGKREVDLAYVRALKILMAGEGYPMIASHDPNMIKIAGQLAEWNGRTPDSYEYQMLYGIRPEEQLRLVGEGNTMRVYLPYGQEWYGYFMRRLAERPANLTFFLRAMATRN; this is translated from the coding sequence ATGCTCCGTTCCGCCCTTCTCGCGGCCTCCCGGTCGCCGCAGGTCCGCACCGTGGTCGAGAAGTTCCCGCCGACCCACGCGATAGTCGAGCGCTTCGTCGCCGGTGAGGCCCTCGACGACGCGATCACCGCCTGCGACGACCTGGTCGCCACCGGCCGCAAGGTCACCCTCGACCACCTCGGCGAGGACACCCAGGACGCCGCCCAGGCCGCCGGCACCGCCGAGGCCTACGAGCACCTGCTCAAGGCGCTCAAGGAGACCGGCCTCGCCGCCGGCGCCGAGGTGTCCGTCAAGCTGTCGGCCGTCGGCCAGTTCCTGCCGGTCGACGGCGAGAAGATCGCGCTGGAGAACGCCCGCCGCATCTGCGAGGCCGCCGCCGACGCGGGCACCACGGTGACCCTCGACATGGAGGACCACACCACCACCGACTCCACCCTCGCCATCGCGCGCGAGCTGCGGGCGGACTTCCCCTGGCTGGGCGTCGTGCTCCAGGCCTACCTGCGCCGCACCGAGGCCGACTGCCGCGAGTTCGCGGGCGCCGGCTCGCGCGTGCGGCTGTGCAAGGGCGCCTACAAGGAGCCCGAGTCGGTCGCCTTCCAGGGCAAGCGCGAGGTCGACCTCGCGTACGTCCGCGCCCTGAAGATCCTGATGGCCGGCGAGGGTTACCCGATGATCGCCTCGCACGACCCCAACATGATCAAGATCGCCGGCCAGCTCGCCGAGTGGAACGGCCGCACGCCCGACTCGTACGAGTACCAGATGCTGTACGGCATCCGCCCCGAGGAGCAGCTGCGCCTCGTCGGCGAGGGCAACACCATGCGCGTGTACCTCCCGTACGGCCAGGAATGGTACGGCTACTTCATGCGCCGCCTCGCCGAGCGCCCGGCCAACCTCACCTTCTTCCTGCGCGCCATGGCCACCCGCAACTGA
- a CDS encoding tyrosine-type recombinase/integrase, which yields MPGYIEDRWMRKKPHPVTGEMKKSTYGVGMRYRVCGIPGVKDESFVKLKDAKDWLASAQTDSRRGVFVDPELGQILLAEYFTKVYWPGVSVALGTERTMLQKIRSHVLAHLGHLQIAVIDEEHLRIWVATLLKKLEPSTVRVIYDYLSAILNSAVPKRITRNPCSTRGIKPKAPEVKARAFTRPQSESVREGLRSRNRISFDLGVGAGLRQGEVFGFSPVDVDEAAEELHIRRQLQIDKHGRPYFKLPKGEKERRVPLSSGLALALDEYADNFTPVKVTLPWRGPGGPESGELTATLLMTTRFGNPINQSSWNYDAWKPALAHAGLIGQWDSSRASHHRGGWESARELGFHITRHTYASVQLQAGESIVALSQWLGHDDPGFTLRRYTHFMPEDGRRGRSAVDAWLGIDPMAGGLPFEVLKPLDSQQRVVVGELALLYLAAVPKGREWTVSLLRSPDEPSLGQILVRRGHADHVLNTAAAWLRGNAAALGGQVVEVKNMNVPSEHGGRALGRVVLAADVAGDFLAALAA from the coding sequence GTGCCGGGATACATCGAAGACCGGTGGATGAGGAAGAAGCCGCACCCCGTCACCGGAGAGATGAAGAAGTCGACCTACGGGGTTGGCATGCGGTACCGGGTCTGCGGAATCCCAGGCGTCAAGGACGAGTCATTCGTCAAGCTCAAGGATGCCAAGGACTGGCTGGCTTCTGCACAGACCGACTCCCGCCGTGGCGTCTTCGTCGACCCGGAGCTCGGCCAGATCCTGCTCGCCGAGTACTTCACGAAGGTCTACTGGCCAGGTGTGTCGGTGGCCCTCGGGACCGAGCGGACGATGCTTCAGAAGATCCGTTCGCACGTGCTCGCACACCTTGGCCACCTGCAGATCGCCGTCATCGACGAGGAGCATCTGCGGATCTGGGTGGCCACTCTTCTGAAGAAGCTGGAGCCATCGACGGTCCGCGTCATCTACGACTATCTGTCAGCGATCCTCAATAGCGCGGTTCCGAAGCGCATCACCCGCAACCCCTGCTCAACCCGCGGGATCAAGCCGAAGGCGCCGGAGGTCAAGGCGCGGGCCTTTACCCGGCCCCAGAGTGAAAGCGTCCGAGAAGGCCTTCGTTCGCGCAACCGGATCTCCTTCGACCTGGGCGTGGGCGCAGGCCTCCGTCAGGGTGAGGTGTTCGGCTTCTCTCCCGTCGACGTTGACGAGGCGGCCGAAGAGCTTCACATCCGCCGTCAGCTCCAGATCGACAAGCACGGGCGCCCGTACTTCAAGCTCCCCAAGGGCGAGAAGGAGCGTCGGGTGCCGCTGTCCTCCGGGCTCGCGCTCGCTCTTGATGAGTATGCGGACAACTTCACACCGGTGAAGGTCACGCTCCCCTGGCGTGGGCCCGGCGGCCCCGAAAGCGGCGAGCTGACCGCGACGCTGTTGATGACGACCCGGTTCGGCAACCCGATCAACCAGTCGTCCTGGAACTACGACGCCTGGAAGCCGGCCCTCGCCCACGCAGGGCTGATCGGGCAGTGGGACAGCTCAAGGGCCTCGCACCACCGAGGCGGCTGGGAGTCCGCGCGCGAGCTCGGCTTCCACATCACTCGGCACACGTACGCGTCCGTGCAGCTGCAGGCCGGCGAGTCTATCGTCGCGCTGTCCCAGTGGCTGGGCCACGACGACCCCGGGTTCACACTACGCCGGTACACCCACTTCATGCCGGAGGACGGCCGCCGCGGGCGTTCAGCGGTGGACGCCTGGCTGGGCATCGACCCGATGGCCGGCGGGCTTCCGTTCGAGGTGCTGAAGCCGCTGGACAGCCAGCAGCGCGTGGTGGTGGGCGAGTTGGCCCTGCTGTACCTGGCGGCAGTCCCGAAGGGGCGGGAGTGGACGGTGTCTCTCCTGCGGTCGCCTGACGAGCCTTCGCTGGGACAGATCCTCGTACGACGCGGTCACGCCGACCACGTGCTGAACACAGCAGCCGCCTGGCTGCGTGGAAACGCGGCTGCACTTGGCGGACAGGTCGTCGAGGTGAAGAATATGAACGTGCCGTCGGAGCATGGCGGCCGTGCACTCGGCCGGGTCGTCCTGGCCGCAGACGTCGCCGGGGACTTCCTCGCCGCGCTCGCAGCGTGA
- a CDS encoding PadR family transcriptional regulator, with product MAKRRKVSNPLALAVMAELGAEPMHPYEMGRRLKEHGKDRNIKYNRSSLYMVVEQLRKAGFVAEQETVRDTQRPERTVYALTSEGRAELLDWMREWVAEPQEEYPAFGVALCLLVVLPTAESIELLGRRLAVLDERIDDERAQLRKAAEMGVHPMFVIEDDYALALLEAERRYAENLIRQLGEPEFNRTLQEFMRSLE from the coding sequence ATGGCGAAGCGACGCAAGGTGTCGAACCCGCTGGCCCTCGCGGTCATGGCCGAGCTCGGAGCCGAGCCGATGCACCCGTACGAGATGGGGCGCCGGCTCAAGGAGCACGGCAAGGACCGCAACATCAAGTACAACCGCAGCTCGCTCTACATGGTCGTGGAGCAACTGAGGAAGGCCGGGTTCGTCGCCGAGCAGGAGACCGTCCGCGACACCCAGCGCCCGGAGCGCACCGTCTACGCCCTCACCTCCGAGGGCCGGGCGGAGCTCCTCGACTGGATGCGCGAGTGGGTCGCCGAACCGCAGGAGGAGTACCCGGCCTTCGGGGTGGCGCTGTGCCTGCTCGTGGTGCTCCCCACCGCGGAGTCGATCGAACTGCTCGGCCGGCGGCTGGCTGTCCTGGACGAGCGGATCGACGACGAGCGCGCCCAACTGCGCAAGGCCGCCGAGATGGGCGTCCACCCGATGTTCGTGATCGAGGACGACTACGCCCTCGCCCTGCTGGAGGCCGAGCGCCGCTACGCCGAGAACCTCATCCGTCAGCTCGGGGAGCCGGAGTTCAACCGGACCCTGCAGGAATTCATGAGGAGCCTGGAATGA